ACAATTCCCATCAGCAGATAATCTTTCAGGATTAAACAACACGACTGGTTGGGGCTTACCGTCGGGCTTTATGTCTGCTACAAAAACGCTTGATAATTCGCCAACCTGATTCGCGGCAAGCCCGATTCCGTTAAAAAAATACATCGTTTCAAGCATATTTCTGGATAGTTTTATCAGTTTGCCGTTAAGGAGGTTGATTTTCTCTGTTTTGGTTTTAAGTATTTTTTCCGGATATTTTTTTATTTGGAGAATAGCCATAGTAATAACATCAATTAAAAATTAAAAATTAAAAATCAACAGAAACTATTTACTTAATTGTTTTTTGGCTTTCTGTATCATATCTTTTGATTTTTTATGGTTCGGGTCAAGTTTTAAGACCTCTTCCCATTCTGCGATTGCTTTCTCATATTCCCGTTTCCGATACAGATTCACTCCTGCAGTATAGTGCGAACTCATCCGGTTAAGTTTTTCTTGTTGCGAACTTTCTGGTGTTGCAGATGGTTCAGCAGATGGCTGTTGTGGTGTTGCTGCCGGCTGGACAGTTTCAGCCGGTGGAGATGAAGGCGTAGGTGTAGGTGTAACAGGTGGCGGCGAGGGGGGGTGAACAATTCCTTTTTTTGTACGGTTTTTTTCAAGAATTTTTATGATTGCTTCTTTGAATTTGCTTTTTTGCTCTTCGTCTAATTTTTCTAAAATTTCTACGAGTGATGGGATTGCAGTGTTATCACCGATTGTAACAAGTGCGTCTGCAACCGCTTCATATACTGTGATATGCCGTTTCTGACTCAAAACAGGTGTTAGTAAAGGTATTGCGTTTTTGTCGCCAATCGCACCCAGAACATTTATTGCAGCAATTGCAACTTCATCTTTTTTATCACAAACCGCAGGTGATAACGCACGAATAGCATCAAGACCGCCGATATTTCCGATAGCATAGATAGTAGCGAGCCGAACCATTATATTTTTATCAGTTAGCAGATGTGAAATAGATTGGATTACAGAAGCACCTGCCCCCCCACCTCCCACTTCGCTCTTG
The window above is part of the Elusimicrobiota bacterium genome. Proteins encoded here:
- a CDS encoding HEAT repeat domain-containing protein; the encoded protein is MKKRLGLVLAVSLHFTLYTLHCLYADELMVQEYLKGLKDKKQSVRISSAKSLGEIGKSDFVAPLRDVLNDKSVNVRLAVVEALSKIQDDSAVSALAVAIRDIKKEVRLKAVDGLAQKGEAGNKTAIGPLIEATKDKKPDVKISAVNVLGVISKSEVGGGGAGASVIQSISHLLTDKNIMVRLATIYAIGNIGGLDAIRALSPAVCDKKDEVAIAAINVLGAIGDKNAIPLLTPVLSQKRHITVYEAVADALVTIGDNTAIPSLVEILEKLDEEQKSKFKEAIIKILEKNRTKKGIVHPPSPPPVTPTPTPSSPPAETVQPAATPQQPSAEPSATPESSQQEKLNRMSSHYTAGVNLYRKREYEKAIAEWEEVLKLDPNHKKSKDMIQKAKKQLSK
- the def gene encoding peptide deformylase — protein: MAILQIKKYPEKILKTKTEKINLLNGKLIKLSRNMLETMYFFNGIGLAANQVGELSSVFVADIKPDGKPQPVVLFNPERLSADGNCYLEEGCLSFPGITTKIKRAEKIVVYGITPDEKELKIEVEGLLARVFQHEIDHLNGIVFFDRVNLLKKWQLKRKYFHFCLGHNK